Proteins encoded together in one Chloroflexota bacterium window:
- a CDS encoding HEAT repeat domain-containing protein, with translation MRKQFAQLLDRLQTWETKLPTSKQVSLLSNIGLSEVDALREVWPHIPLQSRRLLISKLLDMSEFDVLLDFTEVFLLALEDPDEQVRLGALEGLWEYDEEDFVPTLIRMMDSDPSVPIRAEAAMNLGRFALKGELEELSPQTTDLVRRALITAWNSPDQDVEVRRRALESVACLTGDDIGDMIRAAYRDKDERMNVSAVYAMGQTLDDVWAPYVLKELKSPRPEMRYEAARSAGALELADAVPTLLEMTHDPDAEVRTAVIEALGDIGGERAVQALLELARSDDEAIREAALDALDVADFGENPLGPGILSWLLGQDAGPMGVPGWDEELDEDDLMDDDNFGDKDDEDEWGRDADRDRWN, from the coding sequence ATGAGGAAACAGTTTGCCCAATTGCTGGACAGGTTGCAGACCTGGGAAACGAAACTCCCGACCAGTAAGCAGGTTTCGCTGCTGAGCAACATCGGGCTGTCGGAAGTGGACGCTCTCCGCGAAGTGTGGCCCCATATCCCCCTGCAAAGCCGCCGCCTGTTGATCAGCAAGTTGCTGGACATGTCCGAATTCGATGTGTTGCTGGATTTCACCGAGGTCTTTCTCCTGGCCCTGGAGGACCCCGACGAACAGGTGCGCTTGGGTGCCCTGGAGGGGCTGTGGGAATACGATGAGGAAGATTTCGTGCCCACCCTGATCCGCATGATGGATTCGGACCCCTCCGTCCCGATCCGCGCGGAGGCAGCCATGAACCTGGGCAGGTTCGCGCTGAAGGGCGAACTGGAGGAACTGTCCCCCCAGACGACCGACCTGGTGCGTCGGGCGCTCATCACCGCCTGGAACTCGCCCGACCAGGACGTGGAGGTGCGCCGCCGCGCCCTGGAGTCCGTCGCCTGCCTCACCGGCGATGACATCGGCGACATGATTCGCGCCGCCTACCGCGACAAGGACGAGCGCATGAACGTCAGCGCCGTCTATGCCATGGGCCAGACCCTGGACGACGTGTGGGCCCCCTACGTGCTGAAGGAACTCAAGAGCCCGCGCCCCGAGATGCGCTACGAGGCCGCACGCTCCGCTGGCGCGCTGGAACTTGCCGACGCCGTCCCCACGCTCCTGGAGATGACCCACGACCCCGACGCCGAGGTGCGCACCGCCGTCATTGAGGCCCTGGGCGACATCGGCGGCGAGCGCGCCGTCCAGGCGCTCCTGGAACTGGCCCGAAGCGACGACGAAGCCATCCGTGAGGCGGCGCTGGATGCGCTGGACGTCGCCGACTTCGGCGAGAACCCGCTCGGCCCTGGCATCCTGTCGTGGTTGCTTGGGCAGGACGCTGGACCGATGGGGGTGCCAGGCTGGGACGAAGAATTGGATGAAGATGACCTTATGGACGATGACAACTTTGGCGATAAGGACGACGAGGACGAGTGGGGCCGCGATGCCGATCGCGACCGCTGGAACTGA
- a CDS encoding type II toxin-antitoxin system RelE/ParE family toxin: protein MYEVHFTPDAEADLARLDAANVRRVFARLRWLAENFDHVRPESLTGEWKGVFKLRVGDLRVLYTVQRASHRIIVHFVRHRREVYKIT, encoded by the coding sequence ATGTACGAGGTACATTTCACGCCTGACGCCGAGGCCGACCTAGCCCGGCTGGACGCGGCCAACGTGCGACGGGTGTTCGCTAGGCTTCGCTGGCTAGCCGAGAACTTTGATCACGTGCGCCCCGAATCCCTAACGGGAGAATGGAAGGGGGTCTTCAAACTGCGCGTGGGCGATCTCCGGGTTCTCTACACGGTCCAGAGGGCAAGCCACAGGATCATCGTGCATTTCGTCCGGCATCGCCGAGAGGTCTACAAGATCACGTAG
- a CDS encoding YbjN domain-containing protein: MRAGYRVARKESGMSATVFDTMVQFFKDDDWRFRQLEDRPILQMGFSGRNGSWLCYGQAKNEQQRFIFYSVLEAKSPVEKRPAVAEFLTRANYGLVLGNFEMDYSDGEIRYKTSIDVEGGVLTPEMVKTLVYTNVLMMDKYLPGIMSVIYGNVSPEQAIAAVEGR, encoded by the coding sequence ATGCGCGCAGGCTACAGAGTAGCCAGAAAGGAGAGCGGTATGAGCGCAACCGTATTTGACACCATGGTTCAGTTCTTCAAGGACGACGACTGGCGGTTCCGCCAACTGGAGGACAGGCCCATCCTTCAGATGGGGTTCTCGGGCCGCAACGGGAGTTGGCTGTGCTACGGCCAGGCCAAGAACGAGCAGCAGCGTTTCATCTTCTACTCGGTGCTGGAGGCCAAGTCGCCGGTGGAAAAGCGGCCGGCGGTCGCCGAGTTTCTCACACGGGCCAACTACGGCCTGGTGCTGGGCAACTTTGAGATGGACTACTCGGACGGCGAAATCCGCTACAAGACAAGCATTGACGTGGAGGGCGGGGTGCTGACGCCAGAGATGGTGAAGACGCTCGTGTACACGAACGTCCTCATGATGGACAAGTACCTGCCGGGCATCATGAGCGTCATCTACGGCAACGTCTCGCCCGAACAAGCCATCGCAGCCGTGGAGGGCCGGTAG
- a CDS encoding bifunctional enoyl-CoA hydratase/phosphate acetyltransferase — protein MKPRTSPITTFDEMIEEAITVGPKTVAVAAAADPEVLIAAEEVERKGIAHCHLVGDERAIRAIAEREGLSLAGMEITHVPDALTAAREAVRLASEGAADVVSKGQLKTDELLGTALDRQYGLRRGRLLTHVGIFEIPGLDRLIYISDSGVVLYPTIYQKLEIIQNAVEVARLFGIRRPKVAILAASETVHPKVPSSIDALALSRMATQGWVDDAAVDGPLPLDAAISPEAARIKNLGGEVAGRADILIVPSVEAGNTMAKSILYFANGRMAGLVVGAKVPIIINSRADEHVTRVLSIAMAVVLAHAQQSASQGDA, from the coding sequence GTGAAACCGCGTACCTCACCCATCACGACGTTTGACGAGATGATAGAAGAGGCCATCACGGTGGGGCCGAAGACGGTGGCCGTCGCCGCCGCCGCCGACCCCGAAGTGCTCATCGCCGCCGAAGAGGTGGAGCGCAAGGGCATCGCCCACTGCCACCTGGTGGGCGACGAGCGCGCCATCCGCGCCATCGCCGAGCGGGAAGGGCTGAGCCTGGCCGGTATGGAGATCACCCACGTGCCCGACGCGCTGACTGCTGCCCGCGAAGCCGTGCGCCTGGCCAGCGAGGGCGCTGCCGACGTGGTCTCCAAAGGCCAACTGAAGACCGACGAACTGCTGGGCACCGCGCTGGATCGCCAGTACGGCCTGCGACGCGGTCGGCTGCTGACCCACGTGGGCATCTTTGAGATTCCCGGCCTGGATCGGCTTATCTACATCAGCGATAGCGGCGTCGTGCTGTACCCGACCATCTATCAGAAACTGGAGATCATCCAGAACGCGGTGGAGGTGGCGCGCCTGTTCGGCATCCGGCGCCCCAAAGTGGCCATCCTGGCGGCGTCGGAGACGGTGCACCCGAAGGTACCCTCCTCCATTGACGCGCTGGCCCTTTCGCGCATGGCCACGCAAGGCTGGGTGGACGACGCCGCGGTGGATGGCCCGTTGCCCCTGGATGCGGCCATATCGCCCGAGGCGGCGCGCATCAAGAACCTGGGCGGCGAGGTGGCCGGCCGCGCCGACATCCTCATCGTCCCCAGCGTGGAGGCCGGCAACACCATGGCGAAGAGCATCCTGTATTTCGCCAATGGCCGCATGGCCGGCCTGGTGGTCGGCGCCAAAGTCCCCATCATCATCAACTCACGTGCTGACGAGCACGTAACGCGCGTCCTGTCCATTGCGATGGCCGTCGTGCTCGCCCACGCGCAACAATCTGCTTCGCAAGGAGATGCCTAA
- a CDS encoding glutaredoxin family protein, with the protein MPEEEVIIFTKPGCPYSAAAKEDLRRRGVAFTEYNVLADRQARERMLALNGRKRAVPTIVEGGRVRVGFNGY; encoded by the coding sequence ATGCCTGAGGAAGAAGTCATCATCTTCACAAAGCCCGGCTGCCCCTATAGCGCAGCGGCGAAAGAGGACCTTCGCAGGCGCGGCGTGGCGTTCACCGAGTACAACGTTCTCGCCGACCGCCAGGCTCGCGAACGCATGCTGGCGCTCAACGGCCGCAAGCGCGCCGTCCCCACCATCGTGGAGGGCGGGCGCGTCCGCGTGGGGTTCAACGGCTACTGA
- a CDS encoding radical SAM protein — protein sequence MAEPAYLALVRSGELKERVAQAYRRLERCDICPRRCGVNRRAGELGICRTAEQAVISSYGPHFGEEAPLVGVGGSGTVFFTHCNLRCQFCQNYEISQLGEGRPVRTDQLAAVFLRLQDMGCHNVNLVSPTHVVPQILATLLVAAEHGLRLPLVYNTGGYDALETLALLDGVVDIYMPDMKYADAAIAERYSKVPNYPAVNQAAVKEMHRQVGDLVMDERGIATRGLLVRHLVLPEGLAGTAEIARFLAESVSRDTYINVMDQYRPCYKADSLPPLNRRITPDEYRAAVQMVTDAGLHRLDDRMQRWAWLIR from the coding sequence ATGGCTGAACCCGCGTATCTCGCACTCGTGCGTTCGGGCGAACTCAAGGAGCGCGTGGCCCAAGCGTACCGCCGCCTGGAACGGTGCGACATCTGCCCCAGGCGCTGCGGGGTCAATCGCCGCGCGGGCGAACTGGGCATCTGCCGCACGGCGGAGCAGGCGGTCATCTCCAGTTACGGGCCGCACTTCGGCGAAGAAGCGCCCCTCGTGGGCGTGGGCGGCTCGGGCACCGTCTTCTTCACCCACTGCAACCTCCGCTGCCAGTTCTGCCAGAACTACGAGATCAGCCAGTTGGGCGAGGGGCGTCCCGTCCGCACCGACCAACTCGCCGCGGTCTTCCTGCGCCTCCAGGACATGGGCTGCCACAACGTCAACCTGGTTTCGCCGACGCACGTGGTGCCGCAGATTCTGGCGACGCTGCTCGTCGCTGCCGAGCATGGCCTGCGGCTGCCGCTTGTGTACAACACGGGCGGCTACGACGCCCTGGAGACCCTGGCCCTCCTGGACGGGGTGGTGGACATCTACATGCCTGACATGAAATACGCCGACGCGGCCATCGCCGAGCGCTACTCCAAAGTGCCCAACTACCCCGCTGTGAACCAGGCCGCCGTGAAGGAGATGCACCGCCAGGTAGGAGACCTGGTCATGGACGAGCGGGGCATCGCCACGCGGGGGCTTCTGGTGCGCCATCTGGTGCTGCCCGAGGGCCTCGCGGGCACGGCGGAGATCGCCCGCTTCCTGGCCGAGTCGGTCTCGCGCGACACGTACATCAACGTCATGGATCAGTATCGCCCGTGCTACAAGGCCGACTCGCTCCCGCCGCTCAACCGCCGCATCACCCCCGACGAGTATCGGGCCGCCGTGCAGATGGTAACTGACGCTGGCCTGCACCGCCTGGACGACCGTATGCAGCGCTGGGCCTGGCTGATCCGATAG
- a CDS encoding amidohydrolase, protein MLSNAHALLPRLVEIRRRLHQYPELGFQEHETADYIAGLLTSLGLKPRVGVGKTGVVADMGVGHPIVALRADMDALPIQEENEVPYASRNPGVMHACGHDMHMACLVGAAMLLKECTFQGTVRLIFQPSEEGQDDEGQSGAMRMVAEGVMDGVSAIFGMHVDDEGYAGTAGVRSGPVMAAADAFRVVVRGQGSHGAYPHKGVDPILLAAQVVVALNHVVARQISPLDSGVISTGSIHGGAKGNIIPDAVEVKGTLRSFTPEVRAALIRGVERACEVARALGGDYELSILDGYPPTVNDPDLTHLAQRVGRELLGERFGDQPVEMGAEDFSIFAARAPGCYLRLGVRGHGQPFRAIHTSRFDVDESALAVGAALFAVLALARLRAGDDMRSAK, encoded by the coding sequence ATGCTTTCCAACGCACACGCGCTGCTTCCTCGGCTTGTTGAGATTCGCCGAAGACTGCATCAGTATCCCGAACTGGGATTCCAGGAGCACGAGACCGCCGACTACATCGCGGGCCTTTTGACGTCGCTTGGCCTGAAGCCGCGCGTCGGCGTCGGCAAGACCGGCGTTGTCGCCGATATGGGGGTGGGGCATCCCATCGTGGCGCTGCGGGCCGACATGGACGCGCTGCCCATCCAGGAGGAGAACGAAGTCCCATATGCCTCGCGCAACCCGGGCGTGATGCACGCCTGCGGCCACGACATGCACATGGCCTGCCTGGTGGGGGCGGCCATGCTCCTGAAAGAATGCACATTCCAGGGCACGGTCCGCCTCATCTTCCAGCCCAGTGAGGAGGGGCAGGACGACGAGGGCCAGAGCGGGGCGATGCGGATGGTCGCCGAGGGTGTGATGGATGGGGTGAGCGCCATCTTCGGGATGCATGTGGACGACGAGGGTTATGCGGGCACGGCCGGCGTGCGCTCGGGGCCGGTCATGGCCGCCGCGGATGCGTTCCGCGTGGTCGTGCGGGGCCAGGGCAGCCACGGCGCCTACCCGCACAAGGGCGTGGATCCCATCCTGCTGGCCGCGCAGGTGGTGGTGGCCCTCAACCATGTGGTGGCGCGGCAGATTTCTCCGCTGGACAGCGGCGTCATCTCCACCGGCAGCATTCACGGCGGCGCGAAGGGCAACATCATCCCCGACGCCGTGGAGGTCAAGGGCACCCTGCGCAGTTTCACGCCCGAAGTCCGGGCGGCGCTCATCCGCGGGGTGGAGCGCGCCTGCGAAGTGGCCCGCGCCCTGGGCGGCGACTACGAACTCTCCATTCTGGATGGCTACCCGCCGACGGTCAACGACCCCGATTTGACCCATCTGGCGCAGCGGGTCGGGCGCGAACTCTTGGGCGAGCGGTTTGGCGATCAGCCGGTGGAAATGGGCGCCGAGGACTTCAGCATCTTCGCGGCGCGCGCCCCCGGGTGCTACCTGCGGCTCGGCGTGCGCGGGCATGGGCAGCCGTTCCGAGCGATCCACACGTCGCGGTTTGACGTGGACGAGTCGGCGCTGGCTGTTGGGGCCGCACTGTTTGCGGTGCTGGCGCTGGCCCGCCTGCGCGCTGGCGATGACATGAGGAGTGCGAAGTGA
- the trpS gene encoding tryptophan--tRNA ligase: protein MKKGRVFSGARPTGRQHLGNYFGAIRNYVALQEEYDCVYCAVDLHALTSLVDTSPLRDYTYEMILDWLAAGIDPKRTIVFVQSHVPQVTELYALLGMVTPLGWLTRLPTFKDKVREQPDNVNYGLVGYPVLMAADILLYKADAVPVGIDQAPHLEFAREIVRRFNARYGQVLVEPQMVLTEAPKILGLDGVSKMSKSLERDNSIELADSPEDIRRKVMGAVTDPARLYKKDPGHPEVCNIFTLHRLIAGDDARMDQIARDCRAATLGCVEHKRMFAEELIEFLAPFREIRQKYADHPDDVWDILRDGAARARAIASQTLDEVRRAVRLP, encoded by the coding sequence ATGAAGAAGGGACGGGTCTTTTCCGGGGCGCGTCCAACCGGACGCCAACATCTTGGCAACTATTTCGGGGCCATCCGCAACTACGTGGCGTTACAGGAAGAGTACGATTGTGTCTACTGCGCGGTGGATTTGCACGCGCTCACCTCGCTGGTGGACACGTCGCCGCTCCGCGACTACACCTACGAGATGATCCTGGACTGGTTGGCCGCCGGCATTGACCCCAAGCGCACCATCGTTTTCGTCCAGTCGCACGTCCCCCAGGTAACCGAACTGTACGCGCTCTTGGGCATGGTAACGCCGCTCGGTTGGCTGACGCGCCTGCCCACGTTCAAGGACAAGGTGCGCGAGCAGCCCGACAACGTGAACTACGGCCTCGTCGGGTATCCGGTGCTCATGGCCGCCGACATCCTGCTGTACAAGGCCGACGCCGTGCCCGTGGGCATAGACCAGGCCCCGCATTTGGAATTTGCACGCGAAATCGTGCGCCGATTCAACGCCCGCTACGGCCAGGTGCTGGTGGAGCCGCAGATGGTGCTGACCGAGGCGCCCAAAATCCTGGGCCTGGACGGCGTCAGCAAGATGAGCAAGTCGCTGGAACGGGACAACAGTATTGAACTGGCCGACTCGCCCGAAGACATCCGTCGCAAGGTCATGGGGGCCGTAACCGACCCCGCCCGCCTGTACAAGAAGGATCCGGGCCATCCGGAAGTGTGCAACATCTTCACGCTGCACCGGCTCATTGCGGGCGACGATGCCCGTATGGATCAGATCGCGCGCGATTGTCGGGCCGCGACGCTGGGCTGCGTGGAGCACAAGCGGATGTTCGCCGAGGAACTGATAGAGTTCCTGGCGCCGTTCCGAGAGATTCGCCAGAAGTATGCGGATCATCCCGATGACGTGTGGGACATCCTGCGTGACGGCGCGGCCCGCGCCCGCGCCATCGCATCGCAGACGCTGGACGAGGTGAGGCGAGCCGTCCGCCTGCCCTGA
- a CDS encoding AAA family ATPase, whose amino-acid sequence MAKDDLFAHARAEQIRKEAPLAARMRPRTLDEFVGQEHIVGEGRLLRRAIQADQLTSVIFWGPPGTGKTTLAMIIANTTKSHFAAISAVMAGVADIRRLIDDAKERRNLYGQRTIVLVDEIHRFNKAQQDALLPHVEDGTIILIGSTTENPYFEVIPALVSRSQVFQLRPLTEDDLLALLRRALADKERGYGNWKVRVDDEALQHIARIAGGDARRALNALELAVTTTPADKQGWVHVTLQVAEDSIQRRAILYDRDGDAHYDTISAFIKSLRGSDPDAALYWMAKMIYAGEDPRFIVRRMIIFASEDVGLADPQALVVATAAAQALEWVGLPEAQYALAEAAIYLATAPKSNSTGAYWKALADVEREGKVEVPDHLKDASRDAEALGHGEGYKYPHAFDRHWVEQQYLPDALKGRRYYEPGTLGYEKKIAEWLAWMRGEGAGTEEGENHEDA is encoded by the coding sequence ATGGCGAAGGACGACCTGTTCGCCCACGCTCGGGCAGAACAAATCCGCAAAGAGGCTCCCCTGGCTGCGCGGATGCGCCCGCGGACGCTGGACGAGTTCGTGGGTCAGGAGCACATCGTCGGCGAGGGGCGGCTGCTCCGCCGCGCCATCCAGGCCGACCAACTGACCTCGGTCATCTTCTGGGGGCCGCCCGGCACCGGCAAGACCACGCTCGCCATGATCATCGCCAATACCACCAAATCCCACTTCGCGGCCATCAGCGCCGTCATGGCCGGCGTGGCCGACATCCGCCGCCTGATTGACGACGCCAAGGAGCGCCGCAACCTCTACGGCCAGCGCACCATCGTCCTGGTGGACGAAATCCACCGCTTCAACAAGGCCCAGCAGGACGCCCTGCTGCCGCACGTGGAAGATGGCACCATCATCCTCATCGGCTCCACGACCGAGAACCCGTACTTTGAGGTCATCCCCGCTCTCGTGTCGCGCTCGCAGGTGTTCCAGTTGCGTCCGCTGACCGAGGACGACCTGCTGGCGCTACTTCGGCGCGCCCTGGCCGACAAGGAGCGCGGCTACGGCAACTGGAAGGTGCGCGTGGACGACGAGGCGCTCCAGCACATTGCGCGCATTGCGGGCGGCGACGCGCGGCGGGCGCTGAACGCGCTGGAACTCGCCGTTACCACGACGCCGGCGGACAAGCAGGGCTGGGTACACGTTACACTCCAGGTCGCCGAGGACTCCATCCAGCGCCGCGCCATCCTGTACGACAGAGACGGCGACGCCCACTATGACACCATCTCCGCGTTCATCAAGAGCCTGCGCGGGTCGGACCCCGACGCGGCGCTGTACTGGATGGCGAAGATGATCTACGCGGGGGAAGATCCGCGCTTCATCGTGCGGCGGATGATTATCTTCGCGTCCGAGGATGTGGGGCTGGCGGACCCGCAGGCGCTGGTGGTGGCGACGGCAGCAGCCCAGGCGCTGGAGTGGGTAGGCCTGCCCGAGGCGCAGTACGCCCTGGCCGAGGCCGCCATCTACCTGGCCACCGCGCCCAAGAGCAACTCCACGGGCGCGTACTGGAAGGCCCTGGCCGACGTGGAGCGCGAGGGCAAGGTGGAAGTGCCCGATCACCTGAAGGACGCTAGCCGCGACGCCGAGGCGCTGGGCCACGGCGAGGGATACAAGTACCCGCACGCCTTTGACCGCCACTGGGTGGAGCAGCAGTATCTGCCCGATGCCCTCAAGGGCCGCCGCTACTACGAGCCGGGCACGCTGGGGTACGAGAAGAAGATTGCGGAGTGGCTGGCGTGGATGAGGGGGGAAGGTGCCGGCACGGAAGAGGGGGAGAACCACGAGGACGCATAA
- the uvsE gene encoding UV DNA damage repair endonuclease UvsE, whose product MRLGFAVKVLGRPGLKSHDTRRWQNNPHLGVSLAYLRDIFVYLGEVQIRMYRISSDIAPYLTHPDMPHFHNQIDECARELAALGDMARKQDLRLSFHPSQYIVLNAEDESIAEKGARDIVAQARILDEMGLGDEAVVVTHVGGLYGDRKAALERFARRYERLPEPARRRLVLENDESQFCISDTHWVHRQTGIRLIFDYLHYQNCNHEGVPLLDAVRMALDSWPHGQTPKIHFSSPRTEFRTATRKMADGGRQNVLLPPLWTQHSDLINPFEFIRFVQDTAGLRAYDVMLEAKAKDLALLRLREDVQRLAPQLAEALHIC is encoded by the coding sequence ATGAGGCTTGGATTCGCGGTAAAGGTGCTGGGACGGCCCGGGCTGAAATCGCACGACACGCGCAGGTGGCAGAACAACCCGCACCTGGGCGTGAGCCTGGCCTATCTGCGGGACATCTTTGTTTACCTGGGCGAGGTCCAAATCCGCATGTACCGCATCTCGTCGGACATCGCCCCCTATCTGACGCACCCCGACATGCCGCATTTCCACAATCAGATTGACGAGTGCGCCCGAGAATTGGCGGCCCTGGGCGACATGGCGCGGAAGCAGGACCTGCGGCTGTCCTTCCACCCTTCGCAGTACATCGTGCTCAACGCCGAGGACGAATCCATCGCCGAGAAGGGCGCACGCGATATCGTGGCGCAGGCGCGCATCCTGGACGAGATGGGCCTGGGCGACGAGGCCGTCGTCGTAACCCATGTGGGGGGCCTCTACGGCGACCGCAAGGCCGCGCTGGAACGCTTTGCCCGTCGCTACGAGCGCCTGCCCGAGCCGGCCCGCAGGCGTCTCGTGCTGGAGAACGACGAAAGCCAGTTCTGCATCTCGGATACCCACTGGGTGCATCGGCAGACCGGCATCCGCCTCATCTTTGACTACCTGCACTACCAGAACTGCAACCACGAGGGGGTGCCGCTTCTGGACGCCGTGCGCATGGCGCTGGATTCATGGCCGCACGGGCAGACCCCCAAGATTCACTTCAGTTCGCCGCGGACGGAGTTCCGCACGGCCACGCGCAAAATGGCGGACGGCGGGCGGCAGAACGTGCTCTTGCCGCCGCTGTGGACCCAACACTCGGACCTCATCAACCCGTTTGAGTTCATCCGATTTGTGCAAGACACGGCAGGGCTGCGCGCCTACGATGTGATGCTGGAGGCGAAGGCCAAGGACCTGGCGCTGCTGCGCCTGCGCGAAGACGTTCAGCGCCTGGCGCCGCAATTGGCGGAGGCGCTCCACATCTGCTGA
- a CDS encoding ribonuclease H-like domain-containing protein, which translates to MKRGQASKTLVFDLETKYLSHEVGGWDYIRDMRMSVAVTYCVERGEFTTYYEQDVEALIAALNAADLVIGFNILRFDYEVLRGYTLLPVREDKTTLDLMIPLSQALGYRPRLDDLAAATLGIGKLGNGLDAVRWFREGNLEQLTAYCKQDVQVTYDLYRFGKEHGYVLVHDRYMGDRRVPVNW; encoded by the coding sequence ATGAAGCGCGGACAGGCTTCCAAGACCCTTGTCTTTGACCTGGAAACCAAATACCTGTCGCACGAAGTGGGTGGTTGGGATTACATCCGCGACATGCGGATGTCCGTCGCCGTTACCTACTGCGTGGAGCGCGGTGAGTTCACCACGTACTACGAGCAGGACGTGGAGGCCCTCATCGCCGCCCTCAACGCCGCGGACCTGGTCATCGGCTTCAACATCCTGCGGTTTGACTACGAGGTGCTGCGCGGCTACACCCTCTTGCCCGTGCGCGAGGATAAGACGACGCTGGATTTGATGATTCCCCTGTCGCAGGCGCTGGGCTACCGTCCCAGGTTGGACGACCTGGCCGCCGCAACCCTGGGGATCGGCAAGTTGGGCAACGGGCTGGACGCCGTTCGGTGGTTCCGCGAGGGCAATCTGGAGCAACTCACCGCCTACTGCAAGCAAGACGTTCAGGTTACCTACGACCTGTACCGGTTCGGCAAGGAGCATGGGTATGTGCTCGTGCACGATCGTTACATGGGCGACAGGCGAGTGCCTGTGAACTGGTAG
- a CDS encoding DUF2281 domain-containing protein, whose amino-acid sequence MDSTAKSLEDMIRELPPDMRAEVLDFVEFLIAKRSRQARETLRQDWAGALRAYREQYTSLELQRQALSWRGD is encoded by the coding sequence ATGGACTCAACAGCCAAATCGCTAGAGGATATGATACGGGAACTTCCACCCGATATGCGCGCCGAGGTTCTTGACTTCGTAGAGTTCCTGATCGCCAAGAGGAGCCGACAGGCCAGAGAGACCCTGCGCCAAGACTGGGCGGGCGCCTTGCGCGCGTACCGCGAACAGTACACATCACTTGAGTTGCAGCGACAGGCACTGTCTTGGCGAGGTGACTGA
- a CDS encoding PIN domain-containing protein, with amino-acid sequence MYLVDTNVWLERLLDQERSEEVGNFLAQTPAAELAMSDFTLHSIGIVLTRLGQPDALLRFVDDVFVDGGVTLVSVRPDSLHHVVDAMRRFSLDFDDAYQYAAAEQAGATVISLDADFDRTDSKRRTPGEAVGGSGNS; translated from the coding sequence ATGTATCTGGTAGACACCAATGTTTGGCTTGAGCGTCTGCTTGACCAGGAACGTTCGGAAGAAGTTGGGAACTTTCTGGCGCAGACGCCTGCTGCGGAACTCGCCATGTCCGACTTTACCCTGCACTCTATCGGGATCGTTTTGACGAGGCTTGGGCAGCCAGATGCACTGCTTCGGTTCGTGGACGACGTGTTCGTGGATGGCGGGGTAACGCTCGTGTCGGTTCGGCCCGACTCGTTGCACCATGTTGTGGATGCCATGCGCCGCTTCAGCCTTGATTTTGACGACGCCTATCAGTACGCGGCGGCAGAGCAGGCCGGCGCCACGGTGATCAGCCTTGACGCGGACTTTGACCGCACGGATAGCAAACGGCGAACCCCAGGGGAGGCCGTAGGAGGAAGCGGCAATTCGTAG
- a CDS encoding lysoplasmalogenase, with protein sequence MKPAVFLAFPLAVTVILVIWAEFANRRGLVYVFKPLSTILVIAAGALAFLEPAQNATYTVGVLMGLVLSLGGDVALMFHESRRAFVVGLGLFLLAHVAYTAVFASLGRSSGWDVLSAAVLLAAGVGFYALIRPNLGTMRVPVIAYMVVISVMVNRAVSTLASPLFGAGQAAMVAAGAVLFYVSDVILAAARFWRPWRYHRISLAFYYAGQFLIALAASYFG encoded by the coding sequence ATGAAGCCTGCGGTTTTCCTCGCATTCCCGTTGGCCGTTACCGTGATCCTCGTCATCTGGGCCGAATTCGCCAACAGGCGGGGCCTGGTGTACGTGTTCAAGCCTCTGTCCACAATCCTCGTCATCGCCGCGGGCGCGCTGGCGTTCCTGGAGCCGGCCCAGAACGCGACCTACACCGTGGGCGTGCTCATGGGGCTGGTTCTCTCGCTGGGCGGCGACGTGGCGCTCATGTTCCACGAGAGCCGCAGGGCTTTCGTCGTGGGGTTGGGGCTGTTCCTGCTGGCCCACGTGGCGTACACGGCGGTGTTCGCGTCGTTGGGGCGCTCGTCGGGCTGGGACGTCCTCTCGGCGGCGGTGCTGTTGGCGGCGGGCGTGGGGTTCTACGCGCTCATCCGCCCCAACCTGGGGACGATGCGGGTGCCGGTCATCGCGTACATGGTGGTCATCTCGGTGATGGTGAACCGCGCCGTTTCCACGCTGGCCAGCCCGCTGTTCGGCGCGGGGCAGGCGGCGATGGTGGCGGCCGGGGCGGTGCTGTTCTACGTGTCGGATGTCATCCTGGCCGCGGCGCGATTCTGGCGGCCGTGGCGGTATCACCGCATCAGCCTGGCGTTCTACTACGCGGGACAATTCCTCATCGCGCTGGCGGCAAGTTACTTCGGGTGA